The DNA segment tattacaccgcaccgcgaccttcgtgcgtcgcacccatagaagtggtctacgcgtgcctccgtgagggacaaaacatataaatttatttgttatggtgggcaacaaataaattcgattaatcatccatactaatttatggtgggaataaagaaaaatgtgagactgtgacaaggacaaacaataatagcgctttcgctgctactcctactgaaagatacataagactatcccgttctgtcagttatccccaccactcatgcccaatccagtttaatactattCATGGGCGCACCcatgagtgagagcgagaaacagatatctctttctcgcctTACTGCgatgcgatagtgtgttaccaggCTGTTCAAAAGAGTAAAGTATTGGCTGTTCTCTGCTTAACACTTTGTATACAGATTTCTCAGCGATTATTTTGTGAACCCGAATACTTTAGAAATGTCAGTGTCAGTCCTGTCCTGGGTGTCAGACTTTTGCCTAGCCTAGTGTCAAACGATTCAAAACAAAGCTTCTcacgtgttttttttattgatttcgtTACCTTTTCGGGTCAATTTACGTACAATGAAAGTTTCAGTTGGAGATGTAGTTCTGCCTGGCGATTATTGCGAAGAAATCACAAATGTGGGTGAAAAAAGTAAGGTTATACTCGGTCCCGGATTGGGACGCGAACTGGACAAAGTTTACATGACAAAAGCTGGAATTCTGAGAAAACGGAGTCCTAATACATATTGGGTGGACAACCAACAGAAGCGATACATTCCGTCAAGAGGAGAGAACGTAGTTGGCTTTGTTATTCAAAAAGCGGGAGACATATTTAGAGTGGACATCGGTGGAAGTTGCCCCGCCGCGCTATCCTACCTATCATTTGAAGGTGCAACGAAGAAAAACAGACCCGAAGTTCAAGTTGGTGACGTTGTGTATGCGAAAACCTTAGTTGCTAGCAAAGACATGGAGCCTGAGCTGGTGTGCGTAGATTCTCATGGAAAGAAAGGTCGCATGGGAGTATTGTCAGACGGATTCGTTTTTAAATGTTCGCTTAACCTTGTTAGGAAGATATTGAGTCCTAGTTGTCCTCTGTTGGAGTCTTTGAAGAATGAGTGGCCTTTTGAGTTAGCTGCAGGCATGAACGGCAGGATTTGGATCAAAGCCAAGACTATGAGAGAAACAATTGCAGTTGGCAATGCTATTTTAGGGTGTGAATACTTGGACAACCAGGAAATCAAAAGCCTATGCAGTAATATCGCAAACATTTTAGCTGGACACACTTCATAATAAATTATGTATCAAAATgttccttgttttatttaaattttatgggcAGAATTATAAGCCTAAGTATCTCTTTCAAAAAAAGAATGGATGTCAGTTCAGTTAGGTAATGTATAATTTGATATAAGAAAAtcatgtatattatatctaataGGCTTTAAATATGACtgaaattatttcaaaacaaattattttgtgaaagtAACTCATAAATTGTGCCTTTTATAGAACACTTCATATGATAGAAAAGCATGAAAGCATTTTATGCAGAAAACAGTTTGGAAAGTCATTGTCATCATGTTAAAGggtatatataataaaacaataagaAACAGTGATGGAGATTTATTTTGGCAAATGCGACTATCCTAATCATTCAAAATCTCATTAATTATGTAAACCTACGGCCTCACACTCTCCACTATCAATAAATATATGATACATGTCAAGCCACCCCCCCTATATACACATCAAGTGGCAACACCCCCCCTTTACAACTAACTTCAATAGGAGTGGAGTGACCAGaataattttcttttattatttaatattattaataaaattttgtaaaagtaattaattacaaattTTATACTATTCGGATGATGTAAGAACCAGGTTAATATTAGTCTAAaataatttttctactccagcacttaaatgtgtcaattaaatgactgacagtgatatctaaagcaatgtcatttgaatgctttgtctataggctataatacaactgctttatttttttttaaagatacaagttccgatcatcttgattgaaagaggtatgttttcatttacaataataactcttttttttttaaataataactcaattttttttaaataataactctttttttttaataataactcttttttttaatttttttttttgctgcagctgtcatagaaaaagtaatgtatgcaacagctcataattggttcttaaaattctcgggtctttttttacaaaactcgactacgtctcgttttgtaacttcgacccttgaattttaagaacccttattatatcactgttgcataaactactatttaatgttttttttttaacatgaaAGTAGACAAAATACGTTTTCAGTATGTATGACTAACGGCAATTTAATGGGTCTCTTCTGTTCTTAAATATTGGGGTTCATTTCAGATTTACAATAACTAAGACAGAAATTAAATATGATAACTTGATAAGAAAAACTGCGTACTGACAGAAGAtttatttagatgaaaattgcaatattttttttagtctatcaaattgaaaatgaaaaccaaatacaacataattattttaatattcaaatgattaataaatattattgacaTGAGAtgtaacaaatttaatttatcaatctaaaaattctaaaatattaaCCCCATTTTTACATAATACTTTGATTTCAACATATATAAAACATTTTACATGCACATGTTTCAGCCATCATTTATATGAAACTTCAACATTAGAGTGAGATGTAACATTTAAAATGGTTACTTACTTTTGCCAAGCCCTGCTTTCTCACATCAACTACAGTTCAACATCATTTAAGATTTTGAAACAACCTGACAGTTCAGAAACTATTAGTAATAAGTTTGAACAGTATTTACAGATGCTTTGATACATAGCCGATGTGTATCAAAGTAGGAATAAAATACTTAAGAACTAACTACATAAAGCATATATTTCCTCGAACTGCCAGATAAGAGATTTCAAATTATTAGGCTAAAGACATCTTTACATATGTTGCCtggaaatatacatataacacCTTATTAAGGTAAGGACACTCGCGGTCGACAGATTCTGTATACTTTAAACGTCAAGtcaacattattttaatttatacaaattTAACACATAGGCTTTCacttgcacaattactttgtatCATGTCGAGGTATGATTCTATCATCTGACATGttgttgcatttttttttacataaatacatatataagtcAGGTgagaatgcaatattatggtacaattgagctgatctgatgacggaggcaggaggtggccataggaactctgtgatataacatagcaacctaattgtgtagatctatatctgaatccctaaagtcttttctcctatctttgcattccctaatattgtttgtcataatgatcagttgtcctaacactaaaaaccctaattttggttcgttagggcatgtgcccattaggacaaaccagttagggcaagtgactttaggacaaacgttattagggattcagaatgacacccaattgtgtttggggttttttagaattgtccaatgagtattagttgcctgtggaaagaaaagtagtcagtgataaaagcttgtaccaaaaattaaatttttgctataaactaattaatgaaataaatttcgTTTGATCGCCACATAAGTACCATTTCATTTACATGTTTTATACTCAAAATTATTCTTAATGCATGTAAGGTATATAATATAGGACATGTGCAAGTAAAAGCCCAGCATATCATCCACACACCTAGTAACACTGTACAATATTTACACGTTCAACAAACCTACGTCCAGTTTGataagaaaatataatttaCTCGTTACTCTAGTTCAGAGATCAAGGCTTTACAAATTTAACCAACGAGGTGACCGCAACTATCCAAGAATTTTACAGGATGATAAAGATACTGATATTATTTACATTAGAACACTTTGTCAAATTGTAAAATATAGGACTGCATTGTATGTTTCACTGGAACCTCATTGATTTGAGTAAATTAACATTATTTCAACGtggataaattaaaattattcttaTACTAATATAAGTTAGCGTTGACCCTTTCTATTAGGGTACAATCAGAAACGTCAATATTGCGGTAAGTTAACGATAAGTCGTTTTGTTACATCAAACACAATCAAAGTAGTGTATGACACTTAAGTATgtgttatttatgaaatttaCATACTTTACTGACATTTGAAAAACCACTCACGTTCCTTAGCGTAAGGTTTAATTTTGCATATGCCGCCATGTCTTGCCATATGATTATATTTTGAGACACTTTCATTTTTGCGGACTCGCTCAAAGCTCCTTCGATACTCAACTCTGCCACAGAATTTTAATCAGTACCTCCAGTAAAgcgtttaattattaatttccaTTGAATTAACTGAAACTATAACTAGGTATAGTTAGAAATTCATGTAAACGTCTTAACGCTATATAGACAGGTAGAGTCGAAGAAAAAACGTACCCTTAGTTTGACAtccaaaacagatggcgctgtactgcgccatatgttttgcggtcactgaattgtcaaatgtcaacttttgacaatcagagttactggaatgtatggagccatagatggtagtatttctatagatgtggcctaccgcgtgcccccgtaagggatagacatagatgacgtcacaaacccggggataccatatagttaaaaattaccccaatattatcaaatattggggtaattctaatcacgttcgcgagttgttcgcctacgtaagacgcagcgataaataaaatatacttggtcaaccagatcttgacagtagaaaaaggcgccaaatttgaaaaatgtaggcgcgaagggatatcgtcccatagaaaatttgaatttcgcgcctttttttactgacaagatttggttgatcggctatatcaatgggccaattttttttattttttttatttagtaaacaaacagccttttacaaataagtcttacaaaaatgactaaaaataggcctagtttcatacgttactaagttgactattacaatgaaaagtaaataggttacttaattataaattacccgtaggtatagttgtgagtacaacacgcaaataaagtaagaaaacaatgcaaaatatttacttgaaacaatttttcaattactagtaaacaaaatatgacgaactttgttcttgaaaacggacaaactatgaacaaaaatgtctatatcattaagcgattcattatacatattacaagtacgcataaagaaagaatttttagcatactgtgtgccacaggaagaaatagaataggtaggttttcgtaatatgctttgagcatacttattcggcagttttgcgtcggtgcccagtttctccttccggttgctaaaatccatttagcacgcgtgcctgcatcttgtggaaatctggaggtaataaacgaaatattcattttgtaatctgtcactcttattgcaaaattaagaattagtgcctgcagcatatcaattagattctctgagtcgtggcaaaaccccctataacgttagaaagaatccgtaatgcttaaataaatataatttacattctaatttaaacacagttcaattttattgttcgtatatgtccagttctgtagcaaaattatttataaaaatgttattaaaatagaaaatacccgaattttggggtaattgtatgcatcacgggctggtatccctcgaataatagcaatgcgactaaattgaatacacgttattaaaagggtgacggcttactgtcaatatgcgtacgtaatttggtcggttaatttatcaggaaatatttataggttaatttttttacccgagttattatttactgtaaatgctttttctactcagattttaattgatatagattgtaggatgctgttactaagcatgataatgtgatcgaagtataaaatactgtatttacctgtgaaatgttacgctgtcctgtttttgctggcagtcacttgtacagcgcaaaactgagcaattcaccatatttgttgaattgttaagtacctgcgcgagcgcgaaaatgacaagtctgtgtacctactacatgcacacgaaacactgatttcaatatttttcctgataatctttgcactgttcatatgtttcacaccaatttgacgtttacgcattgtttgtatcccaccatatactacggtggggaataaaaaaatatgagactgtgacaaagacaaacaataatagcgctttctctgctacttctagtgaaagatacataagactatcccgttctgtcagttatccccaccactcatgccatgccctcgtatggagctgtacagcgccatctcgtttaccTGTCAAATTCGAAACACGAAATTGACTTACATTTTACACATCTTActcaataaatgtatgtttgaCGCTATCTAACAAAGAcaatggtataataatatactccgccttgtactcttccgaccacgtgactgacaccaGCCTATGTCATCaggcgacagcgctatatgataatatgcaacagcgctatataaagtggcaatgttattgtgacgtaggcttgtgtctgggaagagaagaccatgttttattagactatgacAAAGACTgtgtttttcattttattatttagcgTTCTAACGCTCGCTCTCGCGTCGCTTAGAAGCATTTTAAACAGCATTTCACGCAAAATAGCGCTATTGAACTATTTCAAATGAATACTAACTATCTGTTACATTTCCCTGGTGTAGTTCACGTGGAAACGCGGCAGATGGCGTTGACGGCGTTGTCGTTGCGCTCGCACTGGCGGGCCCTCGTGCGAGCGCGTCAGTCTCAGAAGATGGCCTCGGCCGAGCGGGACATGTTGACGGGGTGCGAGGGAGAGCGAGCGAGACGCTTGCGCGGGAGTTTCTCGAACGATGCGAGCAGGGACGCGAAGTCGGGCCGCGAGGAGGGCTGGTACGCCCAGCAGCTCATCAACATGTCCTGGAAAATTAGAAACCATTTAAGTCAAAGAAATAATAACGGTACTTGTTAGCACCGCTTACGTTCAAGTGCTAATCTTACGCTTGCTATTCCCCCGAATAAGACACGATCGTATGCGAATTCGTTCACGGTACGCGCTGTGAAGTTGTGGAACGAGTTGCCCCTGTCGCTCAAACAGTCCCAGTCTGTAGCGTCATTCAAGGCTAATTTGAAGAAACTTATGCTTTCCAACCAAGCGTGATTTGGTTAAGTACTGatgtctatttttttgttgttgacacttgtatgttgttgttgtttagtatttatgtatgtagcatgtattttattttataataatatttatgtattttatttacttttggacatttcggttagtttacttttaaagtgttactgtacattccgtaagtttgtctatctaatttgaattctcccctcatctactcgaaggttagctggaagagatcccttacagggataagttcgcctttgtacctttatttctgtaaacattatgtaaacctgtgttgtgtacaataaagtgattactactactactactactgttAGAGTTGTTAGTCATATTTACTGTTTTTGAGGAGAAAGAGGTAcctaatacaaatacataacacTCGTAGTATTTCCATGCATAGGGCCATAACTGTAAAGACCCATTGAACTAATCATATTCTATTAAAATTAGATTT comes from the Cydia amplana chromosome 12, ilCydAmpl1.1, whole genome shotgun sequence genome and includes:
- the LOC134652637 gene encoding exosome complex component RRP40, translating into MKVSVGDVVLPGDYCEEITNVGEKSKVILGPGLGRELDKVYMTKAGILRKRSPNTYWVDNQQKRYIPSRGENVVGFVIQKAGDIFRVDIGGSCPAALSYLSFEGATKKNRPEVQVGDVVYAKTLVASKDMEPELVCVDSHGKKGRMGVLSDGFVFKCSLNLVRKILSPSCPLLESLKNEWPFELAAGMNGRIWIKAKTMRETIAVGNAILGCEYLDNQEIKSLCSNIANILAGHTS